A segment of the Candidatus Zixiibacteriota bacterium genome:
CCTTGCCTTGAAAAGCTCGTCGAGTGTATGGATAGCAATACTAATTGTCCAGATTCTGTTTTATACAGTCGCATACATTGGATACCTTCAACGGAGGCAGCAATCGAACCATAAAATTATCAAGCTCATCTACTTTTTTACTTCATCGAATCTCGCTCTGATTTCATCGTGGTATCAATTTTTCACCAAGAGCAAACAGACCACATGGAGCGAATCGCGCTCATGAACAAACCCAAAAGCGACGAGCACAAAATCAGGATTCCGATCTTGTGTTACCATTATTTCGGCATAGACCAGTCGACTCAACCGGGGATTAAGGATGAGGACAGGGCCTATATCACAACACAGGCGCTATTTGAGGAGCATCTGAAGTTTCTTAAAGTCAATGGGTGCACGGCTGTTTCATTTTCCCAAATTGAACAGTATGGCAAGGGCGCGGGGGCGCTGCCAGCAGGGCCAGTTATTCTGACCATTGATGACGGCCACAAGAGCGTGTTGGAGATCGCCGCGCCTCTGCTGAAACAACATGATTGGCCTGCGGAGTTATTTGTAATTCCAACCCGTGTCGGCAAGACGGGGTATCTGACATGGGAAGAGCTTGCTATACTAAACCGAGCGGGAATCAGTTCGCAATCACACGGCCTGACCCACCGCCTGCTCAATCGATTGTCGAGATCAGAGATTGGAAATGAACTGTCTGAATCAAAGAAGTGTATCGAGGAAAATCTTGAGTCTCGCGTTTCCGCATTTGCTGTTCCGATGGGCGGATATCCGTTCTGTTTGCAGGATATAGCGCGGGACGCCGGATATTCGTTCTTATGTACATCGTACTA
Coding sequences within it:
- a CDS encoding polysaccharide deacetylase family protein, with amino-acid sequence MNKPKSDEHKIRIPILCYHYFGIDQSTQPGIKDEDRAYITTQALFEEHLKFLKVNGCTAVSFSQIEQYGKGAGALPAGPVILTIDDGHKSVLEIAAPLLKQHDWPAELFVIPTRVGKTGYLTWEELAILNRAGISSQSHGLTHRLLNRLSRSEIGNELSESKKCIEENLESRVSAFAVPMGGYPFCLQDIARDAGYSFLCTSYYGLAEPLNRPYRLARLMIKSPDDSIGGLESMLKPSAAMSIKFHSKTLLKRLKNHAIGLLASLAYDLITRK